A stretch of the Solanum dulcamara chromosome 6, daSolDulc1.2, whole genome shotgun sequence genome encodes the following:
- the LOC129893096 gene encoding protein trichome birefringence-like 39, which produces MENMGFLFLSLLLLFSVETKAKTEHFFLNNTSTGGSSSNSIDGIKSSCNIYRGKWVYDSSYPLYDSSNCPFIDNEFNCQKYKRPDNLYLKYRWQPFSCNLPRFNGLVFLEKYRGKNIMFVGDSLSLNMWESLACMIHSWVPKAKTAVIRKEGLAEIIFLEYGVRLLLYRTPYLVDMVRENVGTVLKLDSIRSGNAWRGMDVLIFNSWHWWTHTKSSQPWDYMQEGNKVFKDMNRLVAYYKGMYTWARWVDRNVDPSKTKVFFQGISPTHYEGKDWDDPTKSCKNEKQPFFGMKYPAGTTPATIVVNKVLSRIKKPVHLLDLTTLSQYRKDAHPTYYSDHNTLDCSHWCLPGLPDTWNLLLYTSLIG; this is translated from the exons ATGGAAAACATGGGGTTTCTATTTCTCTCACTATTATTGCTTTTTTCAGTAGAAACAAAAGCAAAAACAGAGCATTTTTTTCTTAACAACACAAGCACTGGAGGCAGCAGCAGCAATTCCATAGATGGAATTAAAAGTAGTTGTAATATTTACCGTGGAAAATGGGTTTATGATTCTTCATATCCACTTTATGATTCTTCAAATTGTCCTTTCATTGACAATGAATTCAACTGCCAAAAGTACAAAAGGCCTGATAATTTGTACCTCAAATACAGATGGCAACCTTTTTCTTGCAACCTGCCAAG GTTTAATGGGTTGGTTTTCTTGGAGAAATATAGGGGGAAGAATATAATGTTTGTGGGTGATTCATTGAGTTTGAATATGTGGGAGTCATTAGCTTGTATGATTCATTCATGGGTGCCAAAGGCTAAAACTGCTGTCATAAGGAAAGAAGGACTTGCTGAAATTATATTTCTG GAGTATGGAGTTAGATTGCTATTGTACCGTACTCCTTACTTGGTGGACATGGTGAGAGAAAATGTTGGAACTGTTCTAAAGCTGGATTCTATAAGAAGTGGCAATGCTTGGAGAGGAATGGACGTCTTGATTTTCAACAGCTGGCACTGGTGGACCCACACCAAAAGTTCTCAGCC GTGGGATTATATGCAAGAAGGGAACAAAGTATTCAAAGATATGAACCGTTTGGTAGCTTATTACAAAGGGATGTACACGTGGGCAAGATGGGTTGACCGAAATGTTGACCCATCTAAAACCAAAGTCTTCTTTCAAGGAATTTCCCCAACTCATTATGA GGGAAAGGATTGGGATGATCCAACAAAATCATGCAAGAATGAAAAACAACCATTCTTTGGCATGAAATATCCAGCAGGAACAACTCCAGCAACCATTGTGGTTAACAAAGTACTAAGCAGAATTAAAAAACCAGTTCATTTATTGGACCTTACAACACTTTCTCAATATAGAAAAGATGCACATCCAACTTATTATAGTGATCACAATACTTTAGATTGTAGCCATTGGTGTCTCCCTGGATTGCCTGATACTTGGAACCTTCTTCTCTACACATCACTCATCGGCTGA
- the LOC129892280 gene encoding seed biotin-containing protein SBP65, with protein MASQQARREDVTDESKLQVEKDRVPKMASHFGSLADKVHEDAATSPDDVHVKTTVTSTVTDNQGDQGEKQQSSDPGRKQQVFQEKPGGVKFEVHGQEQNVSSDTNRGTQMQKQSKGDDTEETKGSSLEEISQYRAIAQQNSMDSIRAAEERYEKAKELGASTLHNVKESATHGLGATGTYTTEKGTQAKDTITHGLQKGTQYVAEKAGAAKDTALEKGQQAYAATKDTLSGAVQTAAQSAQQAKDYTMQKTGEAKDYTMQKTGDTKDYTMQKTGEANDYLAQKTEEAKDYVAPKTGEVQEESKGAATYVGEKAAQVKDVTLETGKGAVGYAGKVAETVKDKAVVAGWGAAHFTAEKAADATKAIACVTSTVAGYAGGTTVAVKDVVVDAGKKTVGFAEDKLAAAKDYVVSAEESAVEYAARKKAEAERELKAKKLQDDTKGENRGSKVDEKESRFKPKEKTEETSFEGKEESGVGKESKQQQQPVEGAAVVLQAIGETIVEIGKTTTELVAGRGDEPVVAIEKESTTMKKT; from the exons ATGGCTTCACAGCAAGCAAGAAGAGAGGATGTTACTGATGAAAGCAAACTCCAAGTTGAGAAAGATAGAGTACCGAAAATGGCTAGCCATTTTGGGTCTCTAGCTGATAAAGTTCATGAGGATGCTGCAACTTCTCCTGATGATGTTCATGTCAAGACCACTGTCACTAGTACTGTTACTGATAATCAAGGTGATCAGGGAGAGAAACAACAATCATCTGATCCAGGGAGAAAGCAACAAGTATTTCAAGAAAAACCAGGAGGTGTCAAATTTGAAGTTCATGGCCAAGAACAGAATGTCTCCTCAGACACAAACAGAGGAACCCAAATGCAAAAACAGAGCAAAGGTGATGATACTGAAGAGACAAAAGGTTCATCTTTGGAGGAAATTTCTCAATACAGAGCAATAGCACAGCAGAATTCAATGGACTCTATAAGAGCTGCCGAAGAGCGCTATGAAAAAGCCAAGGAATTGGGTGCTTCTACATTGCATAATGTTAAAGAATCTGCAACTCATGGACTTGGTGCAACAGGTACTTATACAACAGAAAAAGGTACACAAGCTAAAGACACTATTACTCATGGCCTTCAAAAGGGAACTCAATATGTTGCTGAAAAAGCTGGAGCTGCTAAAGACACCGCACTCGAAAAAGGCCAACAAGCTTATGCTGCAACTAAGGATACCCTTTCGGGTGCCGTACAAACTGCAGCCCAATCAGCACAACAAGCTAAAGATTACACAATGCAAAAAACAGGGGAAGCTAAAGATTACACTATGCAGAAAACAGGGGATACTAAAGATTACACAATGCAAAAAACAGGGGAGGCTAATGATTATTTAGCCCAAAAGACAGAGGAGGCTAAAGATTATGTTGCACCAAAAACAGGGGAAGTTCAAGAAGAGAGTAAAGGTGCAGCAACTTATGTGGGAGAGAAGGCAGCTCAAGTTAAAGATGTTACATTAGAAACAGGGAAAGGTGCAGTAGGATATGCAGGGAAAGTAGCTGAAACTGTTAAAGACAAAGCAGTAGTAGCTGGATGGGGAGCTGCACATTTCACTGCTGAAAAAGCTGCAGATGCTACTAAAGCTATAGCTTGTGTTACTTCTACTGTTGCAGGGTATGCGGGAGGGACGACCGTCGCCGTGAAGGATGTGGTGGTTGATGCTGGAAAAAAAACAGTGGGATTTGCGGAGGATAAGTTGGCTGCTGCAAAGGACTATGTAGTTTCAGCTGAGGAAAGTGCGGTAGAGTATGCAGCTAGGAAAAAAGCAGAAGCAGAGAGAGAATTAAAAGCTAAGAAATTACAAGACGACACCAAG GGAGAAAACAGAGGATCAAAGGTGGATGAAAAAGAGAGCAGATTCAAGCCAAAGGAGAAAACCGAAGAAACCTCCTTCGAAGGAAAAGAAGAATCAGGAGTCGGAAAAGAAAGCAAGCAGCAGCAGCAGCCAGTGGAAGGTGCAGCAGTGGTATTGCAAGCCATTGGCGAAACTATAGTTGAGATTGGGAAAACAACTACTGAACTTGTTGCTGGTCGTGGGGATGAACCAGTTGTGGCAATTGAGAAAGAGTCTACCACAATGAAGAAAACTTGA